A single Clostridia bacterium DNA region contains:
- the galE gene encoding UDP-glucose 4-epimerase GalE codes for MILVTGGAGYVGSHIAAKLSDIGREAVIIDNLACGHKEAARGMKLYQGDLRDAAFLDKVFETEKIDAIIHFAANSLVGESVENPLKYYENNMGGAISLVGAMVRHNVKNIVFSSSAAVYGEPERVPILEDDRKDPTNPYGETKLAIERLLKWCDRAYGIKYAALRYFNVAGARDDINIGEDHSPETHLIPLVIQAAMGKRDKIMIFGDDYKTKDGTCIRDYIDVRDLANAHILALDYLGAGGESEAFNLGYGTGFSVREIIEVTKKVSGVDFKVEIGKRRAGDPALLVASPEKAKKILGFKPEFDDIEKIVASAWRWHSSHPNGF; via the coding sequence ATGATACTTGTAACGGGAGGAGCAGGCTACGTTGGAAGCCATATAGCGGCGAAGCTTTCCGATATAGGCAGAGAGGCCGTGATAATAGACAATCTCGCCTGCGGCCATAAGGAGGCGGCGCGCGGCATGAAGCTCTATCAGGGCGACCTCAGAGACGCGGCCTTTTTGGATAAGGTATTTGAAACGGAGAAGATAGACGCGATAATACATTTCGCCGCGAATTCTTTAGTCGGCGAGAGCGTGGAAAACCCGCTCAAGTATTATGAGAACAATATGGGCGGCGCGATATCCTTAGTCGGCGCGATGGTTAGGCACAACGTCAAAAATATAGTTTTCTCGTCGTCGGCCGCCGTGTACGGCGAGCCGGAGAGAGTGCCCATTTTGGAGGACGACAGGAAAGACCCGACGAATCCCTACGGCGAGACGAAGCTTGCCATCGAGCGCCTTTTGAAATGGTGCGACAGGGCTTATGGTATAAAGTACGCGGCTCTCCGCTATTTCAACGTGGCGGGCGCGCGCGACGATATAAACATAGGCGAAGACCATTCGCCCGAAACGCACCTTATCCCGCTCGTTATACAGGCGGCTATGGGAAAGCGCGACAAGATAATGATATTCGGAGACGACTACAAAACAAAGGACGGCACCTGCATACGCGACTATATTGACGTGCGCGATCTTGCGAACGCGCATATACTTGCGCTTGATTATCTCGGTGCGGGAGGCGAGTCTGAGGCGTTCAACTTGGGCTACGGCACGGGATTCAGCGTGCGCGAGATAATCGAGGTCACGAAAAAAGTAAGCGGCGTCGATTTCAAGGTAGAAATAGGCAAAAGACGCGCGGGCGACCCCGCCCTGCTCGTAGCTTCGCCCGAAAAGGCGAAAAAAATATTGGGCTTTAAACCGGAATTCGACGATATCGAGAAGATCGTCGCTTCGGCATGGCGCTGGCACAGCTCGCACCCGAACGGATTCTGA
- a CDS encoding endonuclease MutS2: protein MKYTSEDIYKKSLITLEFNKIKGKLSAHCLSDEAKSMAESLFPFDRTDAVREALGETDEAKIMIQRRGTPPIAAAHDITASLKRAEVGSALSMGELLKIASLLTTARKLSGYFDSFEDERLLSKHFSQLSPVSSVERRINEAVISPEEMADTASPALYDIRRRTARLHAKVRDLLQDIIHSQRYQKVLQEPIITVRNDRFVVPVKAEYRSELHGLVHDMSASGATLFVEPSSVVDANNRIKMLYAEEKEEMERILYELSAEVAERRHEIENNYYHIVRLDFIFAKAKLALDMKAVTPDISRDAKIVLKRARHPLIDAKTVVPIDIELGEHFDTLVITGPNTGGKTVALKTLGLLCAMALSGLSIPAAEGSAVGVYEYIFSDIGDEQSIEQSLSTFSAHMKNIVAILDACAPRTMVLFDEIGAGTDPVEGAALAIEILERTRRLGAHIAATTHYSELKIYALSAEGVQNASCEFDVETLRPTYKLLIGIPGRSNAFAISERLGLSKSLIENAKKRIGQESLKFEDVIRDLEKNRMEMEQKRDMAQELLKETEAIKRSAELSQKNLQRDKNRILSEARDEAARILNRARETSDSVMGELEALKKKNARELADIKLMENRAALRGKLRAAEKDIDAKEENKEKKGGIDVPLNPGDMVRIIKLDREAVVVEPPEGGKVVLQAGIMRVTVGLDELELVDARGRRAAKKKASPGVRKNINVATRKVNTEIDIRGMTVEEAMYDVDKLIDDAVLLGIKKVQIIHGKGTGALRSGVHTHLRTLGTVASFRLGRYGEGEDGVTIVELK, encoded by the coding sequence ATGAAGTATACATCCGAAGATATTTATAAGAAATCGCTTATCACGCTGGAATTTAATAAGATAAAGGGAAAGCTTTCGGCTCATTGCCTGTCGGACGAGGCAAAAAGCATGGCCGAAAGCCTTTTCCCGTTTGATCGTACCGACGCGGTGAGAGAAGCGCTCGGCGAGACGGACGAGGCAAAGATAATGATACAAAGGCGCGGCACTCCGCCTATCGCGGCGGCGCACGATATAACGGCGTCTTTAAAGCGCGCCGAGGTGGGCAGCGCTCTTTCAATGGGAGAGCTTTTAAAAATAGCCTCGCTTTTAACAACGGCGAGAAAGCTTTCGGGCTATTTTGACAGCTTTGAGGATGAGAGACTCTTGTCAAAGCATTTTTCACAGTTATCGCCCGTTTCTTCCGTTGAAAGGCGAATAAACGAAGCCGTGATATCGCCGGAGGAGATGGCCGATACGGCAAGTCCGGCGCTTTATGATATACGCAGAAGGACGGCGCGCCTTCATGCCAAGGTGCGCGATCTTTTGCAGGATATAATCCATTCGCAGCGCTATCAGAAGGTGCTTCAAGAGCCGATAATCACCGTGCGAAACGACAGGTTCGTCGTGCCGGTCAAGGCCGAATACAGAAGCGAGCTTCACGGCCTTGTTCACGATATGTCGGCTTCGGGAGCGACTCTTTTCGTAGAGCCCTCGAGCGTCGTTGACGCGAACAACAGGATAAAGATGCTCTACGCCGAGGAAAAAGAGGAGATGGAGAGGATACTTTATGAACTTTCGGCCGAGGTCGCCGAAAGGCGTCATGAAATAGAGAATAATTATTATCACATTGTGCGCCTTGATTTCATTTTCGCAAAAGCGAAGCTGGCGCTCGACATGAAAGCCGTAACGCCTGACATTTCGCGTGATGCGAAAATAGTTTTAAAGCGTGCGCGTCACCCGCTTATAGACGCAAAAACTGTCGTGCCGATAGATATAGAGCTCGGCGAACACTTCGATACGCTTGTTATAACGGGCCCGAACACGGGCGGCAAAACTGTCGCCTTAAAGACGCTGGGGCTTTTATGCGCCATGGCGCTGTCGGGGCTTTCTATCCCCGCCGCCGAGGGCAGCGCGGTCGGCGTTTATGAATATATCTTTTCCGACATAGGCGACGAGCAGTCGATAGAGCAGTCGCTTTCCACGTTTTCGGCGCATATGAAAAATATCGTGGCCATTTTGGACGCATGCGCGCCGCGCACGATGGTACTGTTCGATGAGATAGGCGCAGGCACCGACCCCGTCGAGGGAGCGGCGCTTGCAATAGAGATACTTGAACGCACACGGCGGCTGGGCGCGCACATAGCCGCGACAACGCATTACAGCGAGTTAAAAATATATGCGCTTTCTGCCGAAGGCGTACAGAACGCGAGCTGCGAATTTGACGTTGAGACGCTTCGTCCGACGTATAAGCTGCTCATAGGCATACCGGGACGAAGCAATGCTTTTGCCATATCGGAGCGGCTGGGGCTTTCAAAAAGTCTTATCGAGAACGCAAAAAAGCGCATAGGTCAGGAGAGCTTAAAATTTGAGGACGTTATACGCGATCTTGAAAAAAACCGCATGGAAATGGAGCAAAAGCGCGATATGGCGCAGGAGCTTTTAAAGGAGACGGAGGCGATTAAAAGAAGCGCCGAGCTTTCACAGAAAAATCTGCAGCGCGATAAAAACAGGATATTAAGCGAGGCGCGCGACGAAGCGGCGCGCATTTTGAACAGAGCGAGGGAGACGTCCGACAGCGTTATGGGCGAGCTTGAAGCCTTAAAGAAGAAGAACGCGCGCGAGCTTGCCGACATTAAGCTCATGGAGAACCGTGCGGCACTTCGCGGAAAGCTTCGCGCCGCCGAAAAGGATATAGACGCAAAAGAGGAGAACAAAGAAAAAAAGGGCGGCATTGACGTGCCCTTAAATCCCGGCGACATGGTGCGTATAATCAAGCTTGACCGCGAGGCTGTGGTAGTCGAGCCGCCCGAGGGCGGAAAGGTCGTGCTTCAGGCGGGCATAATGCGCGTGACCGTCGGGCTTGACGAGCTGGAGCTCGTTGACGCGCGGGGAAGGCGCGCGGCGAAGAAAAAAGCGTCGCCCGGCGTAAGAAAGAATATAAACGTGGCGACGCGAAAGGTAAATACGGAGATAGACATACGCGGCATGACTGTGGAGGAGGCCATGTACGACGTCGATAAGCTTATTGACGACGCGGTGCTTTTGGGCATTAAAAAAGTGCAGATAATCCACGGCAAGGGCACGGGAGCCTTAAGAAGCGGCGTTCATACGCATCTTAGAACGCTAGGCACGGTAGCGTCATTCCGTCTCGGCAGATACGGCGAGGGCGAGGACGGCGTTACGATAGTGGAGCTTAAATAG
- the recO gene encoding DNA repair protein RecO: MNSAIRANIDMDIETHGLVIREYPKGERDKLLILLTPDMGRISVWAKGARSPKSPLLSLCQLLSYSRIRLRKNAGSFYLAGGETNNLFFEIRESLERLSLAQYFCELADRASADGRECEEILSLILNSLYLLCRGEKEAHVKAVFELRLMSVIGFRPEISQCAVCGGVSDEMFFDMNAGNVICSSCARGGKYAGAYPVNRAVYDAMNHIISSDAKKIFSFKLDAESERILSKAAQGFMLTQLNINLKTLDFYNTL, from the coding sequence GTGAATTCGGCTATTCGCGCGAATATTGATATGGATATAGAAACGCATGGCCTTGTGATACGCGAATATCCAAAGGGAGAGAGGGACAAGCTTTTAATACTTCTCACGCCCGATATGGGCAGGATATCAGTATGGGCCAAAGGAGCGCGATCGCCGAAGAGCCCGCTTCTTTCGCTTTGCCAGCTTTTATCTTATTCGCGCATAAGACTGAGAAAAAACGCGGGATCGTTTTATCTTGCGGGCGGCGAAACAAACAATCTGTTTTTCGAGATACGAGAATCGCTTGAGCGGCTTTCGCTGGCACAGTATTTCTGCGAGCTTGCCGACCGAGCTTCGGCTGACGGGCGCGAGTGCGAAGAGATACTGTCGCTTATTCTTAATTCACTCTACCTTTTATGCAGAGGCGAAAAAGAAGCTCACGTAAAGGCGGTTTTTGAGCTTAGGCTCATGTCCGTTATAGGCTTTCGTCCCGAGATCTCACAGTGCGCGGTATGCGGAGGCGTTTCCGACGAGATGTTTTTCGACATGAATGCGGGAAACGTAATATGTTCGTCATGCGCGCGCGGCGGCAAGTACGCCGGAGCGTATCCCGTTAACCGCGCTGTATACGATGCGATGAACCACATAATAAGCTCCGACGCGAAGAAGATCTTCTCATTTAAACTTGACGCGGAGTCCGAACGCATACTTTCAAAGGCCGCGCAAGGATTTATGTTGACCCAACTTAACATAAATTTAAAAACGCTCGATTTTTACAATACGCTTTGA
- the era gene encoding GTPase Era — protein MTKSGFIAIVGRPNVGKSTLINKLVGQKVAIVSQRPQTTRNRIIAILNKGDTQMIFLDTPGFHRPKNRLGEYMEDIVHESLADVECILLVVEPKNAPTEDEKRLIEKMSGRDIPVILVINKIDTVPKPSILMAMAAYAPLMEFKAIMPISARTGDGIAELESEIGDYMQPGPEFYPQDMVTDQPERAVVGEIIREKMLRLLSDEIPHGVAVAIESFDESQGDLIKIGACIYCEKDSHKGIIIGKNGKMLKKIGTYAREELERMFECKVFLDVFVKVDAGWRNKAGSLREFGYSREY, from the coding sequence ATAACTAAATCGGGCTTTATAGCCATAGTGGGACGCCCCAACGTGGGCAAATCTACGCTTATAAACAAGCTGGTGGGACAGAAGGTGGCCATAGTGTCTCAGCGTCCTCAGACAACGAGGAACCGCATCATAGCAATACTCAATAAAGGCGACACACAGATGATCTTTCTTGATACGCCGGGCTTTCACAGGCCGAAGAACCGTCTCGGCGAATATATGGAGGACATAGTTCACGAGTCGCTGGCAGATGTTGAATGCATCCTTCTCGTCGTTGAGCCGAAGAACGCGCCCACTGAGGACGAAAAAAGGCTTATCGAGAAGATGAGCGGGCGAGATATCCCCGTTATACTCGTTATAAATAAAATAGATACCGTGCCGAAACCTTCTATACTTATGGCGATGGCGGCGTATGCGCCGCTTATGGAGTTTAAGGCCATAATGCCGATAAGCGCGCGCACGGGCGACGGGATAGCGGAGCTTGAAAGCGAAATAGGCGACTATATGCAGCCGGGGCCGGAGTTTTATCCTCAGGACATGGTGACGGATCAGCCGGAGCGCGCCGTAGTGGGCGAGATAATCCGCGAAAAAATGCTGCGCCTTCTTTCCGACGAGATACCGCACGGCGTGGCAGTCGCTATAGAGAGCTTTGACGAGAGCCAGGGCGACCTTATAAAGATAGGCGCGTGCATATACTGCGAGAAGGATTCGCACAAGGGCATAATCATAGGAAAGAACGGAAAAATGCTCAAAAAAATAGGCACATACGCGCGTGAGGAGCTTGAGCGTATGTTTGAGTGCAAGGTGTTTTTGGACGTTTTCGTTAAGGTGGACGCAGGCTGGCGCAACAAGGCGGGCTCGCTTCGTGAATTCGGCTATTCGCGCGAATATTGA
- a CDS encoding diacylglycerol kinase family protein: MSLLRSFKYAFLGIGRCFENERNMRIHLVLALYTLYFSAYYDFTRVQYAVLCAFFALVFFAEMVNTAIEELVDINSEGFNFKAKAAKDIAAGAVLICAIFAIIAGFLFFFDTEIIRTIFFDTLTHPVKLVGFILSVVLAVLFIRFGLHRKKI; encoded by the coding sequence ATGTCTCTTTTAAGGTCGTTTAAATATGCGTTTTTAGGCATTGGGCGCTGTTTTGAGAACGAGCGGAATATGCGCATACATCTCGTTTTGGCGCTTTACACGCTGTATTTTTCCGCTTACTATGACTTTACCCGCGTTCAATACGCGGTATTATGCGCGTTTTTCGCGCTCGTGTTTTTTGCCGAAATGGTGAACACCGCGATCGAAGAGTTGGTCGACATAAATTCGGAGGGCTTTAATTTCAAGGCAAAGGCCGCAAAGGATATCGCTGCGGGAGCCGTATTGATCTGCGCAATATTTGCGATAATTGCCGGGTTTTTATTCTTTTTCGATACCGAGATAATAAGGACCATCTTTTTCGATACGCTGACGCACCCGGTAAAGCTTGTGGGCTTTATTCTGTCGGTGGTGCTCGCCGTGCTTTTCATAAGATTCGGCCTGCACAGAAAGAAGATATGA
- the ybeY gene encoding rRNA maturation RNase YbeY encodes MNKTEFINRQRKVKVTKELKDMLALCVDTALKTEGIDDGAHIDVTFVSDKRIREINREYRQKDAATDVLSFPMVEFSEGKPVCDLGGERDEDGVLFLGDIVISLEHAWAQAEEYGHSFMREAGFLCTHSVLHLVGYDHEDDEESRKTMRKKEEAVLKKVGLAR; translated from the coding sequence ATGAACAAAACGGAGTTTATAAACAGGCAAAGAAAAGTTAAGGTCACGAAAGAATTAAAGGACATGCTCGCCTTATGCGTCGATACGGCGTTGAAAACCGAAGGCATAGACGACGGAGCGCATATCGACGTTACGTTCGTATCCGATAAAAGGATACGTGAGATAAATCGCGAATACAGACAAAAGGACGCGGCCACGGACGTGCTGTCATTCCCTATGGTCGAGTTCTCTGAAGGAAAGCCCGTGTGCGATCTGGGCGGCGAGCGCGATGAGGACGGCGTTCTCTTTTTGGGCGATATCGTCATATCGCTTGAACACGCCTGGGCCCAAGCCGAAGAATACGGCCATTCGTTCATGCGCGAGGCGGGCTTTTTATGTACTCATTCCGTGCTCCATCTCGTGGGCTACGACCACGAGGATGACGAGGAAAGCCGTAAAACGATGCGTAAAAAGGAGGAAGCAGTCCTTAAAAAAGTGGGGCTTGCAAGATAG
- a CDS encoding PhoH family protein, translating into MSTEVLLLENETDMFNIFGNLDENIKLLENEYGVSIVCRGSEVKITGSEKSVEHCRRALAVLKELSDKHQTISEQNVRYAMSMVEEDRETEIADLGDDCIAVSAKGRPIRPKTIGQKKYVDSIRKNTVVLGVGPAGTGKTYLAVSMAVSALRSKEISKIILTRPAVEAGEKLGFLPGDLQQKIDPYLRPLYDALYDMLGFETYAKYAEKGIIEIAPLAYMRGRTLDDSFIILDEAQNSTKEQMKMFLTRLGFNSKAVITGDITQVDLPFGKQSGLIDAMKVLKNIEGIGISELTHKDVVRNPIVQKIINAYEKRDGRVRRKETRRITRRTAEDKR; encoded by the coding sequence ATGTCAACGGAAGTTTTACTGCTTGAAAACGAAACGGACATGTTCAATATATTCGGAAATCTGGACGAGAATATAAAGCTTTTGGAGAACGAATACGGCGTGAGCATAGTGTGCCGAGGTTCCGAGGTGAAGATAACGGGGAGCGAAAAAAGCGTTGAGCATTGCCGCCGCGCGCTGGCCGTTTTAAAGGAGCTTTCGGATAAGCACCAGACCATATCGGAGCAGAATGTGCGATACGCCATGTCAATGGTCGAAGAGGACAGGGAAACAGAGATAGCCGACCTGGGCGACGACTGCATTGCAGTAAGCGCAAAGGGACGCCCCATACGCCCGAAAACGATAGGTCAGAAAAAATACGTCGATTCCATACGGAAGAATACGGTCGTATTGGGCGTAGGCCCCGCCGGAACGGGAAAAACATATCTCGCCGTGTCGATGGCTGTGTCGGCGCTCAGAAGCAAGGAGATAAGCAAGATAATACTCACGCGCCCCGCCGTTGAGGCAGGCGAAAAGCTGGGCTTTCTGCCGGGAGACCTTCAGCAGAAGATAGACCCGTATTTAAGACCGCTCTACGACGCGCTTTACGATATGCTCGGATTTGAGACTTATGCGAAATACGCCGAGAAGGGCATAATAGAAATTGCGCCGCTCGCGTATATGCGCGGCCGTACGCTTGACGACAGCTTTATAATCTTAGACGAGGCGCAGAACTCTACGAAAGAGCAGATGAAGATGTTTTTGACGCGCCTTGGCTTTAACTCAAAGGCGGTCATAACGGGAGATATAACGCAGGTCGATCTGCCCTTCGGAAAGCAGTCCGGCCTTATAGACGCGATGAAGGTCTTAAAAAACATTGAAGGCATTGGGATAAGCGAGCTTACGCATAAGGACGTAGTGAGAAACCCGATAGTGCAGAAAATAATAAACGCGTATGAAAAACGCGACGGGCGCGTCCGCCGAAAAGAGACGCGCCGAATAACGAGAAGAACGGCGGAAGACAAAAGATGA